A genomic window from Maridesulfovibrio sp. includes:
- a CDS encoding Sbal_3080 family lipoprotein — translation MSIYKFILIFVFLGFAGGCTSFEVVNEPVPDILQAEKVCLVEHDDTREYFKTALKEWLREQGIKPDVYPQGASTDICEWTLEYKGRWSWLVGLYLADANIIAYHDGYEAGRVRLDVGKWDGHKWEDGRQRIFKLMDMLSGKVDHYDLSQKNKSEDFF, via the coding sequence TTGTCGATTTATAAATTTATTTTGATTTTCGTCTTTCTGGGATTCGCCGGTGGATGCACTTCATTTGAGGTCGTGAATGAGCCTGTTCCTGATATTTTACAGGCTGAAAAGGTCTGCCTTGTTGAGCATGATGACACTCGTGAGTATTTTAAAACCGCTCTTAAAGAATGGCTCAGGGAACAGGGGATTAAGCCGGATGTTTATCCGCAGGGAGCTTCCACTGATATTTGCGAATGGACACTTGAATACAAGGGTCGTTGGTCATGGCTCGTGGGTTTATATCTGGCGGACGCGAACATTATAGCATATCACGATGGCTATGAGGCCGGACGGGTCAGGCTGGACGTTGGCAAATGGGACGGCCACAAATGGGAAGACGGCAGACAGCGCATATTCAAGCTCATGGACATGCTTTCCGGGAAGGTCGATCATTATGATTTATCCCAAAAGAATAAAAGCGAAGATTTTTTTTAA
- a CDS encoding AraC family transcriptional regulator — protein MREFNYTKHDDLTVLSAKFDKFEYRKHSHEEYAIGVTLGGIQKYWLEGEMLNSAPGGVMLFQPEQLHDGCSGGKAGLEYVMSYIPRQLVEEISGKNDVLKFPAPITYDRKLAENIVRLIRSIEAGNGELLISELIMNIINSSAETDDKLRTPKNHRAVNRAIEMMHDNFEVPLKLDEICAEIAMSKFHFIRQFKAIKGLSPYQFFLGRRIEQAKKYLDDGKELYAVMLECGFYDLSHFNRQFKSVYGLTAHAYTKLLNKSC, from the coding sequence ATGCGAGAATTCAATTACACAAAACATGACGACCTGACCGTTCTATCTGCGAAATTCGATAAATTCGAATACCGTAAACATTCCCACGAAGAATATGCGATAGGGGTCACACTGGGCGGAATCCAGAAATACTGGCTGGAAGGAGAAATGCTCAACTCCGCTCCCGGAGGGGTCATGCTTTTCCAACCGGAGCAGTTACATGACGGATGCTCTGGCGGCAAAGCCGGACTTGAGTACGTTATGAGCTACATTCCACGGCAGTTGGTTGAAGAAATTTCTGGGAAAAATGACGTACTTAAATTCCCGGCACCAATTACTTATGACCGCAAACTGGCAGAAAATATTGTCCGGCTGATCCGGTCCATTGAAGCCGGAAACGGCGAACTGCTGATCAGTGAACTGATCATGAACATCATAAACAGCAGCGCTGAAACAGATGATAAGCTGCGTACACCTAAAAACCACAGAGCCGTGAACAGGGCAATTGAAATGATGCATGATAATTTTGAAGTGCCCCTGAAGCTGGATGAAATATGCGCTGAAATTGCTATGTCCAAATTTCACTTCATCCGCCAGTTCAAGGCCATAAAAGGACTCTCGCCGTATCAGTTCTTCCTCGGCCGCAGGATTGAGCAGGCCAAGAAATATCTCGATGATGGCAAAGAACTATATGCTGTCATGCTTGAATGCGGCTTTTATGACCTCTCACATTTCAACCGTCAATTTAAAAGCGTATACGGGTTAACCGCACACGCTTATACAAAATTGCTGAACAAATCCTGTTGA
- a CDS encoding methyl-accepting chemotaxis protein, with product MKTRLLIGVLVSAVLGALVAVAVAGMAAESQVKNIMLAGLVFGVVLLSGVIFVQIFTAEAAKGADGIVAYLQSVAEGDFNSNRPEVGSGEFAKIADQLCVAVDAVKKRIGFSEGVLNAIAEAYPFMTCDSEAKINFVGSKLFKISGKKGRPEDYYGLTTGGYVYGDNSRKTRTDRVVSEGIRIEGETSFEGDGGLHELQFSGEPFYDLDNALCGALTIYFDLTEVKKQQREIHQNAERVSKVAAELVDITGQVNTAAGVIASQIEEASRGALLQSERITETASAMEEMNSTTLEVARNAVDAAGNATEAANNAGEGQNEMRDLIESIETMNSHAVNLGTFMDELGQQTDSVGSVINVIQDIADQTNLLALNAAIEAARAGDAGRGFAVVADEVRKLAEKTMTATDEVGSAIKAIQSGAQRSIEGVSLASRAVKQSTEIAHSSGKTLERIVDIVSGTSDQVQSIAAAAEQQSATSEEINRAVDDINSIASRTAEGMHAANKASSELVRMSEELNVLIKQLSS from the coding sequence ATGAAGACCAGATTGCTAATTGGGGTTTTGGTTAGCGCTGTGCTTGGGGCTTTGGTTGCGGTTGCTGTTGCCGGGATGGCGGCAGAGTCGCAGGTAAAAAACATAATGCTTGCTGGGCTTGTTTTTGGCGTGGTTTTGTTGAGCGGTGTGATCTTTGTTCAAATTTTTACTGCCGAAGCAGCAAAGGGTGCGGATGGAATAGTTGCATATCTCCAAAGTGTAGCAGAAGGTGATTTTAATTCCAATCGGCCTGAGGTCGGCAGCGGCGAGTTTGCGAAAATTGCTGACCAGTTATGCGTTGCTGTTGATGCCGTAAAAAAACGAATCGGTTTTTCTGAAGGGGTTCTTAATGCCATTGCCGAGGCATATCCTTTTATGACTTGCGATTCTGAAGCAAAGATCAACTTTGTCGGTAGCAAGCTTTTTAAAATATCAGGTAAGAAGGGCAGACCTGAGGATTACTATGGCCTGACAACCGGTGGTTATGTTTACGGTGACAATTCAAGAAAAACACGCACAGACCGAGTTGTAAGCGAGGGGATCAGGATTGAGGGCGAGACTTCTTTTGAAGGTGACGGGGGGCTGCATGAGCTGCAATTTTCAGGGGAACCTTTTTATGATCTGGATAATGCCTTGTGCGGTGCTTTAACCATTTATTTTGACCTTACCGAAGTAAAAAAACAACAACGTGAGATTCATCAAAATGCGGAGCGGGTGTCCAAAGTTGCCGCTGAACTTGTGGATATAACCGGGCAAGTCAATACCGCGGCCGGGGTTATCGCCTCCCAGATTGAAGAGGCGTCACGAGGCGCGCTGTTGCAATCGGAGCGCATTACCGAAACAGCCTCCGCCATGGAAGAAATGAACAGTACCACCCTTGAGGTTGCACGTAATGCGGTGGATGCTGCGGGTAATGCTACAGAAGCTGCCAATAATGCCGGGGAAGGGCAGAATGAGATGCGTGATCTCATTGAATCCATTGAGACTATGAATAGTCATGCCGTTAATCTTGGTACTTTTATGGATGAACTTGGCCAGCAGACAGATTCAGTGGGCAGCGTCATCAACGTGATTCAGGATATTGCCGACCAGACCAACCTGCTGGCCCTGAATGCTGCTATTGAAGCGGCCCGTGCCGGTGATGCAGGACGCGGATTCGCGGTGGTCGCGGATGAGGTTCGCAAGCTGGCTGAGAAAACCATGACTGCCACAGATGAGGTCGGCTCTGCAATTAAAGCGATTCAAAGTGGTGCCCAGCGTTCCATTGAGGGTGTCAGCCTTGCCAGCCGTGCCGTGAAACAGTCCACCGAGATTGCTCATAGTTCAGGGAAGACTCTGGAGCGGATTGTTGATATTGTAAGCGGAACTTCGGATCAGGTGCAGTCTATTGCGGCAGCCGCGGAGCAGCAGTCTGCCACCAGCGAAGAGATCAATCGCGCTGTTGATGATATTAATTCAATTGCTTCCCGTACCGCCGAGGGGATGCATGCCGCAAATAAAGCAAGCTCCGAGCTTGTTCGGATGAGTGAAGAACTTAATGTTCTGATAAAACAACTTTCCTCCTAG
- a CDS encoding Crp/Fnr family transcriptional regulator: protein MTTHRLEQEISEIPLFSNLKKEQLQTIARHATVSEISKKAVFFSEENSSKGLHVLLTGKVKLFKISDDGKEQTIFVFGPGEPFCLCSVFSDGVLPANMSALEDSRVLYIKPKEYEDLVHADPTILMSMMRVMSRRLKDAMEMIDSLALKQVPSRLAAYFLSREKEGLVEMDISYRELSKIIGITPEALSRAMKKMSSGGLIEVTGNEVRIKDLEELRRCSDGGCLR from the coding sequence ATGACAACACACAGACTTGAACAGGAAATAAGCGAGATTCCTCTCTTTTCAAATTTAAAAAAGGAACAGCTGCAAACAATAGCCAGACATGCCACGGTCAGTGAAATTTCTAAAAAAGCAGTATTCTTCAGCGAAGAAAATTCATCAAAGGGACTGCACGTGCTGCTCACCGGAAAAGTTAAACTGTTCAAGATATCCGATGACGGCAAAGAACAAACCATCTTTGTGTTTGGTCCAGGCGAGCCTTTCTGCCTCTGCTCTGTTTTCTCTGACGGAGTACTACCCGCCAACATGAGCGCGCTGGAAGACAGCCGCGTGCTGTATATAAAACCTAAGGAATATGAAGACCTTGTTCACGCCGACCCTACTATCCTGATGAGCATGATGCGGGTCATGTCCAGAAGACTGAAAGACGCTATGGAAATGATAGATTCCCTCGCGCTGAAGCAGGTTCCTTCCCGGCTTGCAGCCTATTTTTTGAGCCGCGAGAAGGAAGGACTAGTGGAAATGGATATATCCTACCGTGAACTTTCTAAAATCATCGGCATAACCCCTGAAGCCCTTTCCCGTGCCATGAAAAAAATGAGTTCAGGCGGCTTGATTGAAGTCACAGGAAATGAAGTAAGAATAAAGGACCTTGAAGAATTAAGGCGGTGCAGCGATGGAGGATGCTTGCGCTGA
- a CDS encoding tyrosine-type recombinase/integrase gives MPIQRKNKTTGKQEWFARITTPTGKRKERKCKTKKEALDWEALMRQKLSECSEIPTLTISLHSLAIRHLEAQEAKGISKRWFQDKKLVLKELLNAPGVQPLKPASNLEHETVRKFLDSISKAKTGARANRYLRHIKRMWAWGKKAGLVFGDCPWDVERYKETRNPRYVPPEDDFWKVYDIADQVQSGSTHTTGVYQYEPHRKTLLLTYLHTAARKSEILKLKKEDLDFTARKLRLWTSKREGGTEYDWIPMTEILCTELQAHLERQKQSFPFAEHVFVNPKTGKPYSSVNKMMDRMCERAGVKPFGFHSIRHLTASILDSKMVPMADIQAILRHKSPIVTANYVHSIRGARVELDKVFGTGKVIQLDDIKKACSGEQA, from the coding sequence ATGCCAATACAGCGAAAGAACAAGACGACCGGGAAGCAGGAATGGTTCGCCAGAATCACTACGCCTACCGGAAAGCGCAAGGAACGGAAATGCAAGACCAAGAAGGAAGCCTTGGATTGGGAAGCTTTGATGCGGCAGAAGTTGAGCGAGTGCTCAGAGATCCCGACCCTTACGATCTCCTTGCACAGTCTAGCAATCCGTCACCTTGAAGCACAGGAAGCTAAAGGAATCAGCAAACGTTGGTTTCAGGATAAAAAGCTGGTGCTTAAGGAGCTACTTAACGCGCCCGGCGTACAGCCATTAAAGCCTGCATCAAACCTGGAACATGAAACGGTCCGGAAATTCCTTGATAGCATTTCAAAAGCGAAAACTGGAGCAAGAGCAAACCGCTACCTACGTCACATTAAAAGAATGTGGGCATGGGGTAAAAAGGCGGGTTTAGTGTTCGGCGACTGCCCTTGGGATGTTGAGCGATACAAGGAAACCAGAAATCCTCGGTATGTTCCGCCAGAAGACGACTTTTGGAAAGTCTACGATATTGCGGATCAGGTGCAGAGCGGTTCCACGCATACCACCGGAGTTTATCAGTACGAACCGCATCGAAAGACTCTTCTGTTAACCTACCTGCATACAGCGGCTCGCAAGTCTGAAATCCTGAAACTCAAGAAAGAAGACCTCGACTTCACTGCGCGTAAGCTCCGGCTCTGGACCTCCAAACGTGAGGGCGGCACTGAGTATGATTGGATACCTATGACCGAGATTCTATGCACAGAGCTACAGGCGCACTTGGAAAGGCAAAAGCAATCCTTTCCGTTCGCTGAACATGTCTTTGTTAACCCGAAGACAGGGAAACCATATTCCAGCGTTAATAAGATGATGGACAGAATGTGTGAAAGAGCAGGGGTAAAGCCGTTCGGCTTCCACTCCATCCGCCATCTGACCGCATCTATATTAGATAGCAAAATGGTTCCCATGGCAGATATTCAGGCCATCCTTCGCCACAAGTCACCAATCGTGACAGCGAACTATGTTCATTCAATTCGCGGCGCGCGGGTAGAGCTGGATAAGGTGTTCGGAACGGGTAAGGTTATTCAGTTAGATGACATAAAAAAAGCCTGTTCGGGTGAACAGGCTTGA
- a CDS encoding tetratricopeptide repeat protein — protein MCNLGKAWQLNREGMQACNKGDFEKAENNLKTAIQMSQCKSKKIHRATLHNNLAVVLQMSGKVEEAVKAYDLAIGFLNPGHKGQAALIERIESKKEELKQKLAA, from the coding sequence ATGTGCAATCTGGGTAAAGCGTGGCAGTTGAATCGCGAGGGGATGCAGGCTTGCAATAAAGGTGATTTCGAAAAAGCTGAAAATAATCTGAAGACTGCGATTCAGATGTCCCAATGTAAATCAAAGAAAATCCACAGGGCAACCCTGCATAATAACCTGGCTGTTGTACTGCAAATGTCCGGCAAAGTCGAAGAAGCTGTTAAGGCATATGATCTGGCAATTGGGTTTCTTAACCCCGGACATAAAGGGCAGGCGGCATTGATTGAACGAATTGAATCCAAAAAAGAAGAATTGAAACAAAAGCTGGCAGCATAA
- a CDS encoding LysE family transporter, translated as MNLTAFLAYSIIVTFTPGPSNIVIFSTAQNRGHKKAFEFVAGATLAFGILLILSATLNSYLFEMMPKIQNVMQIIGTAYILYLALKILHMDDGGDADSSGGFITGFTMQFCNPKAILFTLTVIGSFIVPVFTDPLDIAMYVAILTLIGLCASSSWVVLGTLFRRYLRPYQKQANIILALAMVYCAWSVSGIENLI; from the coding sequence ATGAACTTAACAGCATTTCTGGCTTACAGCATAATCGTTACCTTTACCCCGGGCCCTTCGAATATAGTCATATTTTCCACCGCCCAAAACCGAGGACATAAAAAAGCTTTTGAATTTGTAGCCGGAGCGACGCTCGCTTTTGGTATATTGCTTATTCTGTCAGCAACCCTGAATAGCTACTTATTTGAAATGATGCCTAAAATTCAGAACGTGATGCAAATCATTGGAACCGCATATATTCTCTATCTGGCCTTAAAAATCCTACATATGGATGATGGTGGAGACGCGGACAGCAGTGGAGGTTTCATTACCGGATTCACCATGCAATTCTGCAACCCAAAGGCTATCCTCTTCACCCTGACCGTAATAGGCAGTTTCATAGTCCCGGTTTTCACCGATCCGCTGGACATTGCCATGTACGTGGCTATTCTTACCCTGATAGGGCTATGCGCCAGTTCATCGTGGGTGGTGCTGGGAACGCTCTTCAGACGCTACCTGCGCCCGTATCAGAAACAGGCCAATATAATCCTTGCTCTGGCCATGGTCTACTGCGCATGGTCTGTTTCCGGAATTGAAAACCTTATCTGA
- a CDS encoding bile acid:sodium symporter, with product MWIALQKITKNLIIAIPVMMVSGFVYGLFFDPVWLKSMIMPFTFLMVYPMMVTLKVKKVFEGGDGKAQFLTQLINFGIVPFVAYGFGAFFFSDRPYMALGLLLAGLVPTSGMTISWTGFAKGNMSAAVKMTVVGLIAGSLLTPFFVKMLMGTSIDINLWSVFKQIFFIVFLPMTLGFATQRVLVGRYGQADFQKYIGPKFPPLSTLGVLGIVFVALALKAKTIASAPEVLLGILVPLFLLYLFNYTLSTIIGKSFLPRGDAIALVYGSVMRNLSIALAIAINAFGPQGSDAALVIAVAYVIQVQSAAWYVRFTEKVFGEKTPSLACDGL from the coding sequence ATGTGGATAGCATTACAGAAAATTACTAAGAATTTGATCATCGCCATTCCGGTTATGATGGTCTCAGGTTTTGTTTACGGTTTGTTTTTTGACCCCGTATGGCTCAAGTCCATGATTATGCCATTCACCTTTTTGATGGTCTATCCAATGATGGTTACTTTGAAAGTCAAGAAGGTTTTTGAAGGTGGTGACGGCAAAGCTCAGTTTTTAACTCAGCTGATAAACTTCGGGATTGTACCTTTTGTAGCATACGGGTTCGGGGCGTTTTTTTTCAGTGACAGGCCGTACATGGCCCTGGGGCTGCTGCTTGCCGGACTGGTGCCCACCAGCGGCATGACCATCTCTTGGACAGGTTTTGCCAAAGGAAATATGTCTGCGGCTGTAAAGATGACCGTTGTAGGTCTTATTGCCGGTTCACTGCTCACCCCGTTTTTCGTGAAGATGCTTATGGGAACATCTATTGATATTAATCTCTGGTCCGTATTCAAGCAGATCTTCTTCATTGTCTTCCTGCCCATGACTTTAGGATTCGCAACTCAGCGTGTTCTGGTAGGCAGATACGGGCAGGCTGATTTTCAGAAATATATCGGTCCCAAGTTCCCGCCCCTTTCTACTCTTGGTGTGTTGGGGATCGTATTTGTCGCTCTTGCACTGAAAGCAAAGACCATAGCTTCTGCTCCAGAGGTCTTGTTGGGTATTCTGGTTCCGCTTTTTTTGCTGTATCTTTTCAATTATACTCTGAGCACAATAATCGGCAAAAGTTTTTTACCCCGCGGCGATGCCATTGCCCTTGTGTACGGTTCAGTCATGCGTAACCTTTCTATTGCCCTTGCTATAGCAATAAACGCTTTCGGGCCGCAAGGTTCAGACGCGGCTCTGGTTATAGCCGTCGCTTATGTCATTCAAGTGCAGTCAGCTGCGTGGTATGTCCGGTTTACCGAGAAGGTATTTGGTGAAAAGACCCCATCGCTTGCATGCGATGGGTTATAG